TTATAAGTTTTCCGGTTTTATGACTATGAATGTATCTTAAAGTTTCTAAATCAATTAGTTTATTTTCACTTTCTATATCTATAGTCTGACCACCTATCATTCCATTAATTCCAGAATAAAGAGCAGTTTTTGAAATAATTCTGACAATTTTATCAGCACTTAAAAATCTTAAATTTTTTTCAGAGAGTAAATAAAAGGCATGAGTAAGAAGAGCATCCCCAATTAAAATAGCTTCTGCTTCTCCAAATTTTCTATGAGTAGTTAAAGAGCCACGGCGATAATCATCATTGTCAAGAGCAGGTAAATCATCATGAACAAGAGAATAAGAATGTATCATTTCTAGGGCGATTGCAGATTTTATTCCTTTTCTAATATTAGTGTTTAAGAGTTCTAGTGTTGCTAAAAGTAAGATAGGTCTTAATCTTTTTCCACCATTTAAAAGTGAGTATTTCATACCCTCAGCAATTATTTTAGGATAAAAAAGTTCGTTTAATTCATTTTCCATTTCTTGTTCAAAGAAAGTAACTTTTTCTTTCAAATAGATTTTAAATTTTTCTTCTATCATTTAAATCTCCTCTATATCTATTTCACCATTCTTTTCTAAAACTTTAAACAGTTTGCCTTCAGCTTCATTTAATAATTTGGATGCAGATTTTATATTCTTCATAGCTTGTTCATACTCTTTTATAGATTCATCTAAACTTAAATTTCCACTTTCTAATTTTTCAATAATCTCATCTAAATTTTTTAAATACTCTTCAAAACTATTTTTTCTCATTCTATTCTCCTAATAATATTTATTTGGTGTAAAAAGTTAAGATTTTTTTATTATATTTTCTCTCATCTGTTTTTCTAAAAGTGGCAATTTCATCTTCTAAATTTTCATATAGATGATGTTCACAGATTATCAAGCCATCTTCTTTTAAAATATTTTCTTTTTCAATTTTTTTTAATACTTTTTTGCAAAGCTCATCCTGATATGGTGGATCCATAAAAATTATATCAAATTTTTCACCTTTTTTTCCAAGGATTTCTATGGCTCTCAGCACATCATTTTTATATGCTCTACATCTATCAGTAAAGCCAAGACTATCAATGTTTTCAATAATATATCTCAATGCCTCACTATCTTTTTCTATCATAACAGCTCTCTTTGCACCACGACTTATAGCTTCAAGAGCAATACTGCCACTTCCACTGAATAAATCTAAGAAAACACTTCCTTCTAAATATGGAGCAATAATGGAAAAAAGAGATTCTTTAACACTTTCTAAAGTTGGTCTTGTATCAAAACCTTTTCTTGTTTTTAATTTTCTATTTTTTGCCTCTCCAGCTATTATTCTCATAAATATTTCTCCTATTTTAATAAATAAACATTGCATCTCCAAAACTAAAAAAATGATATTTTTCTTTAACTGCAAGTTCATAGATTTCAAGTATTTTTTTTCTATCATAAAGAGCTGAAACTAGCATTAGTAAAGTCGATTTTGGGAGATGAAAATTAGTAATAAGTCCATCAATTACTTTAAACTTATAACCGGGATATATGAAAATTCCAGTTTCTTTTTTTTGTGGAATTAATTTACCATTTTCATCAACAGAAGATTCTAAAGCTCTTGTAGCAGTAGTTCCCACTGATATAATTCTTCTTCCTTCATCTTTAGCTCTATTTATTATATTAGCACTTTCTTCAGAAATTTCAAATAATTCTTCATGCATTTTATGATCTAGGACATTTTCAGCCTGTACAGGTCTAAAAGTACCTAAACCAACTTCTAAAAATATATCTACAATCTGGATTCCCTTATCTTCAATTTTTTTAAGAAGTTCTTTTGTAAAATGAAGACCGGCAGTTGGAGCAGCGACTGATTCACCCTTTATAGCATATACAGTTTGGTATCTATCTCTATTTTTTAAAGTTTTTGTAATATATGGAGGTAGAGGCATATTTCCTAATTTATCCAAGTTTTCTTCAAAAGTTCCTTCATAATAAAACTTTAAAACTCTATTTCCATCTTCTTTAATTTCTAAAAGTTCAGCTATTAATAAATTATTTTCTCCTATATAAATTATTTGTCCTAATTTGAGTTTTTTAGCCGGTTTTAAAAGACATTCCCAAGTATCAATATCAATTCTTTTAATAAGTAAAATTTCTAAAATGCCACCTGTATCTTTATGACCAAATATTCTTGCGGGGATTACTTTAGTTGAGTTTCTAACAAGTACATCTCCAGCTCTCAGATAGTCAATAATATCAAAAAAATAACAATGTTCAACAGTATTTTTGTTTTTATCTATTACCATAAGTTTAGAATGATCTCTAGGTTCTCTAGGTATTTGTCCTATGAGCTCCTCCGGTAAAAAATAATCATAATCATTCAAATAAGTGGACATCTTCATCATCTACTTTCATTTTTTTCATAGCAATGGCAACTCTATTATTACCACCATAATCTTTCAAGAGAGAAATTAAATTAAAATTATATTTTTTAAAAATCTCCTTTATTTTATCAGCTTGATTGTAGCCTATTTCAAAGGCTAGATAAGCATTTTCTTTTAAAAATTCCGCTGCTTGCTTTGTGATTTCCTCATAAAAATATAAACCATCTCTTTGGTCTGTAAGTGCATTTTGAGGTTCATAATTTTTTACTTCCGGCATTAAAGTATTATACTCTTCTAGGCTTATATAAGGGGGATTGGAAACTATTAAATCAAATTTTTTCCCTTCTATGCTTTTGAAAAGGTCCGATAATATAAAATTAACATTTTCAACGCCATTTAAAACTTTATTTTCATTGGCAAGGTCAATTGCATCCTGACTTATATCCAAACCTAAAATTTGAGAATTGGGAAGCTCTTTAGCTAAACTTATCGAGATGGCACCACTCCCGGTTCCAATATCTAAAATATCACAAGACGCTCTATCATACATAAGAATTTTACATTGCTCAACTAATATTTCTGTATCAGCTCTCGGTATAAGAGCTCTTTTATCTGTTTTAAAAGGATGACCATAGAATTCCCACCTTCCTAAAATATATTGTAGGGGTTCTCTATTTTTACCTCGAGCTATGAGCATATTTTTTATTTTATTTTTATTTTCCTCAGAAATTTCTCTAGCCATAGATAGCT
Above is a window of Fusobacterium russii ATCC 25533 DNA encoding:
- a CDS encoding polyprenyl synthetase family protein gives rise to the protein MIEEKFKIYLKEKVTFFEQEMENELNELFYPKIIAEGMKYSLLNGGKRLRPILLLATLELLNTNIRKGIKSAIALEMIHSYSLVHDDLPALDNDDYRRGSLTTHRKFGEAEAILIGDALLTHAFYLLSEKNLRFLSADKIVRIISKTALYSGINGMIGGQTIDIESENKLIDLETLRYIHSHKTGKLIRLPIEIACIIAGTNLNIQNILMEYADLIGLAFQVKDDILDIEGSFENLGKKVGSDCELNKATYPSLLGLEESKKILKSTIDKAKKIIDDNFSSERKEILIALADYIENRNK
- the xseB gene encoding exodeoxyribonuclease VII small subunit — encoded protein: MRKNSFEEYLKNLDEIIEKLESGNLSLDESIKEYEQAMKNIKSASKLLNEAEGKLFKVLEKNGEIDIEEI
- the rsmD gene encoding 16S rRNA (guanine(966)-N(2))-methyltransferase RsmD → MRIIAGEAKNRKLKTRKGFDTRPTLESVKESLFSIIAPYLEGSVFLDLFSGSGSIALEAISRGAKRAVMIEKDSEALRYIIENIDSLGFTDRCRAYKNDVLRAIEILGKKGEKFDIIFMDPPYQDELCKKVLKKIEKENILKEDGLIICEHHLYENLEDEIATFRKTDERKYNKKILTFYTK
- the queA gene encoding tRNA preQ1(34) S-adenosylmethionine ribosyltransferase-isomerase QueA; the encoded protein is MSTYLNDYDYFLPEELIGQIPREPRDHSKLMVIDKNKNTVEHCYFFDIIDYLRAGDVLVRNSTKVIPARIFGHKDTGGILEILLIKRIDIDTWECLLKPAKKLKLGQIIYIGENNLLIAELLEIKEDGNRVLKFYYEGTFEENLDKLGNMPLPPYITKTLKNRDRYQTVYAIKGESVAAPTAGLHFTKELLKKIEDKGIQIVDIFLEVGLGTFRPVQAENVLDHKMHEELFEISEESANIINRAKDEGRRIISVGTTATRALESSVDENGKLIPQKKETGIFIYPGYKFKVIDGLITNFHLPKSTLLMLVSALYDRKKILEIYELAVKEKYHFFSFGDAMFIY
- the prmC gene encoding peptide chain release factor N(5)-glutamine methyltransferase → MNLLEILKFTEEYLKKYSFSKSRLEAEKLVSYVLNLDRIALYLHHERELDDEEKNMIKYYLKKMVSEEKKFDEVKEEKKDFKIENLEIFKKSIEYLEKFGVPNAKLDAEYIFSEVLSVNRNILKLSMAREISEENKNKIKNMLIARGKNREPLQYILGRWEFYGHPFKTDKRALIPRADTEILVEQCKILMYDRASCDILDIGTGSGAISISLAKELPNSQILGLDISQDAIDLANENKVLNGVENVNFILSDLFKSIEGKKFDLIVSNPPYISLEEYNTLMPEVKNYEPQNALTDQRDGLYFYEEITKQAAEFLKENAYLAFEIGYNQADKIKEIFKKYNFNLISLLKDYGGNNRVAIAMKKMKVDDEDVHLFE